The proteins below come from a single Catenulispora sp. EB89 genomic window:
- a CDS encoding DUF427 domain-containing protein, with product MADNARGRVKVETGAKRVRLYLDNKLVADTLHPLYVWEKPFYPTYYVPAKDVLAELKPTGESEHSPSRGDAQVQDVHVAGLTAAGKARTVPESPLEELRDAVRFDFDAFDWFEEDEPIYTHPRDPYSRIDVLTSNRHFRAELDGVVLADSPSSMILFETGLPPRYYVPITALNQDVLRPSDTVTHCPYKGAATYWSVQVGDQVHADLIWGYRTPFPEVQKITGLAAVYNEKVDIYLDDVLQERPKPRY from the coding sequence ATGGCGGACAACGCCCGCGGGCGCGTGAAAGTGGAGACCGGTGCCAAGCGCGTCCGGCTCTACCTGGACAACAAGCTGGTGGCGGACACGCTGCACCCGCTGTACGTCTGGGAGAAGCCCTTCTACCCGACCTACTACGTCCCGGCGAAGGACGTCCTCGCCGAGCTCAAGCCCACCGGTGAGTCCGAGCACTCGCCGAGCCGCGGCGATGCGCAGGTGCAGGACGTCCACGTCGCCGGCCTGACCGCCGCCGGCAAGGCCCGCACGGTCCCGGAGTCCCCGCTGGAGGAGCTGCGCGACGCGGTCCGGTTCGACTTCGACGCCTTCGACTGGTTCGAGGAAGACGAGCCGATCTACACCCACCCGCGCGACCCGTACAGCCGCATCGACGTCCTGACCAGCAACCGCCACTTCCGCGCCGAGCTCGACGGCGTGGTCCTGGCCGACTCCCCGAGCAGCATGATCCTTTTCGAGACCGGTCTCCCGCCGCGCTACTACGTCCCGATCACCGCGCTGAACCAGGACGTCCTGCGCCCCTCGGACACCGTGACGCACTGCCCGTACAAGGGCGCCGCGACGTACTGGTCGGTCCAGGTCGGCGACCAGGTCCACGCCGACCTCATCTGGGGCTACCGCACGCCGTTCCCGGAGGTCCAGAAGATCACCGGCCTGGCCGCGGTCTACAACGAGAAGGTCGACATCTACCTGGACGACGTCCTCCAGGAGCGCCCGAAGCCGCGGTACTGA
- a CDS encoding alanyl-tRNA editing protein, which produces MTATPHLHTHRLELDDQTLREWDATVLKSDGEGLVLDRSAFYPGGGGQPPDEGVLLWGGVRTRIVGVRKEDDLVLIPHDEDPLPPAGTAVRGALDDERRTWLMRTHSGLHLLSGVVFRDFGALVTGGNMEPGTARMDFNLPEVPADFKSTVEAACNVEVAEDRRIEVQVLPRDEAFAIPDIIRTATNLVPPELEEVRIVDIVGLDTQADGGTHVESTRWIGKIEVLKVENKGKGFRRLRIAIRD; this is translated from the coding sequence ATGACGGCGACTCCGCACCTCCACACCCACCGCCTCGAGCTCGACGACCAGACCCTCCGCGAGTGGGACGCGACCGTCCTGAAGTCCGACGGCGAGGGCCTCGTCCTGGACCGCTCCGCCTTCTACCCCGGCGGTGGCGGGCAGCCGCCGGACGAGGGCGTCCTCCTCTGGGGCGGCGTCCGCACCCGCATCGTCGGCGTCCGCAAGGAGGACGACCTCGTCCTCATCCCGCACGACGAGGACCCGCTCCCCCCGGCCGGCACCGCCGTGCGCGGTGCGCTCGACGACGAGCGGCGCACGTGGCTCATGCGCACGCACTCCGGGCTGCACCTGCTCTCGGGTGTCGTCTTCCGGGACTTCGGTGCGCTGGTCACCGGCGGCAATATGGAGCCCGGGACTGCCCGGATGGACTTCAACCTCCCCGAGGTGCCCGCCGACTTCAAGTCCACCGTCGAGGCCGCGTGCAACGTCGAGGTCGCCGAGGACCGCCGCATCGAAGTGCAGGTGCTCCCCCGCGATGAGGCGTTCGCCATCCCCGACATCATCCGCACCGCCACCAACCTCGTGCCGCCGGAGCTGGAGGAAGTGCGGATCGTCGACATCGTCGGGCTCGACACTCAGGCGGATGGCGGAACCCATGTCGAATCGACGAGATGGATCGGCAAGATCGAGGTGTTGAAGGTGGAGAACAAAGGCAAGGGCTTCCGGCGCTTGCGAATTGCCATCCGTGACTGA
- a CDS encoding Fic family protein, translating into MLHATPTLTDDDLRVLDELTAMREELKHQVASPRKWTGLLRRSLTAAAIAGSNSIEGIRVNLMDAEAAVAGEEPTETDADTWADILGYRDALTYVQQLANAGEFSWHPMFINALHHIMLKHHLEKWPGRFRPGDISVTEQATNTVVYTGPDADDVPVLMTELSDWLNEGDLEAPSYVRAAMAHLNLASIHPWRDGNGRMSRTIHTLVMARCGELAPEFSSIEEWLGIGRNTYDYYDALVHVQQGRFAPSKGDDTLAWVRFNLRAHHLQAQLIRSRANVAARLWMGLLTVAESEQLPERTVTALYEAVRGGAVRRTMYQRDEDLSNDQAARDLRTLTDRGLLAAKGETKGRRYEATAKLDALTRNIVMARGVANRLREPYDFRVIPG; encoded by the coding sequence ATGCTTCACGCGACTCCGACACTGACCGACGACGACCTACGGGTTCTCGACGAGCTCACCGCCATGCGCGAGGAGTTGAAGCACCAGGTCGCTTCTCCACGCAAATGGACCGGCCTCCTCCGGCGGAGCCTCACAGCCGCCGCCATCGCCGGCTCCAATTCCATCGAAGGCATCCGTGTCAATCTGATGGACGCCGAAGCCGCGGTCGCCGGCGAGGAACCGACCGAGACCGATGCGGATACCTGGGCCGACATTCTCGGTTACCGCGACGCACTCACGTATGTACAGCAACTCGCCAATGCCGGGGAGTTCTCGTGGCACCCGATGTTCATCAACGCGCTGCACCACATCATGCTCAAGCACCACCTGGAGAAATGGCCCGGCCGTTTCCGGCCCGGCGACATCAGCGTCACCGAGCAGGCGACCAACACGGTGGTCTACACCGGCCCCGACGCCGACGACGTGCCCGTGCTCATGACCGAACTCAGCGATTGGCTCAACGAGGGCGACCTGGAGGCCCCGTCCTACGTTCGCGCTGCGATGGCGCACCTCAACCTGGCATCCATCCACCCATGGCGCGACGGCAACGGCCGTATGTCCCGGACCATCCACACGCTCGTCATGGCGCGCTGCGGCGAACTCGCCCCCGAGTTCTCATCCATCGAGGAATGGCTGGGCATCGGACGCAACACCTACGACTACTACGACGCGCTCGTCCACGTACAGCAGGGCCGTTTCGCCCCGAGCAAGGGCGACGACACCCTGGCCTGGGTACGGTTCAACCTCCGCGCGCACCACCTTCAAGCGCAGCTCATCCGGTCGCGTGCAAACGTGGCGGCACGGCTGTGGATGGGCCTCCTGACCGTCGCCGAGTCCGAACAGCTTCCGGAACGCACCGTCACGGCCTTGTACGAGGCAGTCCGAGGCGGTGCCGTACGGCGCACCATGTACCAACGCGACGAAGACCTGTCCAACGACCAAGCCGCGCGGGACCTGCGCACCCTGACCGATCGCGGGTTACTGGCCGCCAAGGGCGAGACCAAAGGCCGCCGCTACGAAGCCACCGCCAAACTCGACGCCCTGACCCGGAATATCGTCATGGCACGGGGAGTGGCGAATCGGCTGCGCGAGCCGTACGACTTCCGCGTCATTCCCGGCTAA
- a CDS encoding winged helix DNA-binding domain-containing protein yields the protein MAPTTLTQDTLNRTLLARQHLLAPRSGSLAETVEAIGAIQAQYWPAVAISLFTRNDGATLESVYDAFERCELVVGSSIRGTVHAVSRAEHPLYAAVSEATDADILAARNEGADPGMRALRTEVLKFAADKPRSAAEFAEFAAEWVAKNPGRMSAANLEYHASRNWRPIYRSNALIRFPADGNWAPATGPKTYMYSPERAADPDAAIAALVRRHLAAFGPAAADDVAVWLGLKVTRARAILDGFTDLVTYADEAGRTLYDVPDGEITDAEVKTPPRLLPRFDSILLAHNAKHRQRIISREYWDRVYNGKNLQILPSFLIGGYVAGIWSVEAKKKLATLTLEPFHKLAKGDIKALTGEAERVLRLQAPGSASYAVEVAE from the coding sequence ATGGCGCCGACGACACTCACTCAGGACACGCTGAACCGCACGCTGCTGGCCCGCCAGCACCTGCTGGCGCCGCGCAGTGGCTCCTTGGCCGAGACGGTTGAGGCGATCGGCGCGATCCAGGCGCAGTACTGGCCGGCCGTCGCGATCTCGCTGTTCACGCGGAACGACGGGGCGACGCTGGAGTCGGTGTACGACGCGTTTGAGCGGTGCGAGCTGGTCGTCGGTTCCTCCATTCGGGGTACGGTGCACGCCGTCAGCCGCGCCGAGCACCCGCTGTACGCGGCGGTGTCGGAGGCGACCGACGCCGACATTCTGGCGGCGCGCAATGAGGGGGCGGACCCCGGGATGCGTGCTTTGCGGACGGAGGTGCTGAAGTTCGCCGCGGACAAGCCGCGCAGCGCCGCCGAGTTCGCGGAGTTCGCCGCGGAGTGGGTCGCGAAGAATCCGGGGCGGATGTCGGCGGCGAATCTCGAGTATCACGCGTCGCGGAACTGGCGTCCGATCTATCGGAGCAATGCTCTGATCCGCTTCCCGGCCGACGGGAACTGGGCCCCGGCTACGGGGCCGAAGACGTATATGTACTCGCCTGAGCGGGCCGCCGATCCGGATGCCGCGATCGCCGCGTTGGTGCGTCGGCATCTGGCCGCGTTCGGGCCGGCTGCTGCTGATGATGTGGCTGTGTGGCTTGGGTTGAAGGTGACTCGCGCGCGGGCGATTCTCGACGGCTTCACGGACTTGGTCACGTATGCGGATGAAGCGGGTCGCACGTTGTACGACGTCCCGGACGGGGAGATCACCGATGCCGAGGTGAAGACGCCGCCGAGGTTGTTGCCGCGGTTCGACAGCATTCTGCTCGCGCACAATGCGAAGCACCGGCAGCGGATCATCTCGCGGGAGTACTGGGACCGGGTCTACAACGGGAAGAACCTGCAGATTCTGCCGTCGTTCCTGATCGGCGGGTACGTCGCCGGGATCTGGTCGGTGGAGGCGAAGAAGAAGCTTGCGACGCTGACTTTGGAGCCGTTCCACAAGCTGGCCAAGGGTGACATCAAGGCGCTGACCGGTGAGGCGGAGCGGGTGCTGCGGTTGCAGGCGCCGGGCTCCGCCTCGTATGCGGTCGAGGTCGCGGAGTAG
- a CDS encoding ArnT family glycosyltransferase, translating into MVATDAPTRSGPGLQEPPRPGPSWLRRAWYSPRFQRLWNTPQASWTRVVLLFFAVATITHLPAFSRTFWNPDEGFLATQARALNTENGQFYQIIVDRKPPLLPYVYAWVFKLFGDHGLSTLVVIRALAICVHVVTAILITQIAKRRFGRHGVWAGLLYLLGSAGLAPEDSQAASFEVFMLPWTCAAFLLADSARRHPKRSIPLLAGSGVAAALATLTKQTAGVTMLPVAWRAWKDRRWRGLVTIIPAFALPIVGVALWVGFGDFFFWVFTGNSGYLTSLGSFSTIMARLWGNLGIFAGASAAAFLAIMYMTVRNGIFKADADLWLWLAGSAVGVSSGFHFFGHYFLQMLPPIVILATGALHRNGSRLRWTMLGVTATTATLFLTLAFTWPRTDMEHNWEVAQEVQKAAGPGKSVPIIVWGMDPSIYFMSGQIPASRFITAGFLSGFAGGGDQDKVGPIVYTPTSPIVGMAQDILNLQKKGQEPDLFVDDSWGKPYQPKYIGVINDLVTNYYAFSKGVDHTFIYRLKNPEGLRVWAQTIVDNGMQDVWDKNQWDFINPPTDG; encoded by the coding sequence ATGGTCGCTACCGACGCTCCCACACGATCCGGGCCGGGCTTGCAGGAGCCGCCCCGGCCGGGGCCCTCATGGCTGCGGCGGGCCTGGTACTCCCCGCGCTTCCAACGCCTGTGGAACACGCCGCAGGCGTCGTGGACCCGAGTGGTCCTTCTGTTCTTCGCAGTCGCCACCATCACCCACCTCCCGGCGTTCAGCCGCACCTTCTGGAACCCTGACGAGGGGTTCCTGGCCACGCAGGCGAGGGCTCTGAACACTGAGAACGGCCAGTTCTACCAGATCATCGTCGACCGCAAGCCGCCGCTGCTGCCCTACGTCTACGCGTGGGTGTTCAAGCTCTTCGGCGACCACGGCCTGTCCACGCTGGTCGTGATCCGGGCGCTGGCGATCTGCGTGCACGTCGTCACCGCGATCCTGATCACCCAGATCGCCAAGCGCCGCTTCGGCCGGCACGGCGTCTGGGCCGGACTGCTGTACCTGCTGGGCTCGGCGGGCCTGGCGCCCGAGGACTCGCAGGCGGCCTCGTTCGAGGTCTTCATGCTGCCCTGGACGTGCGCGGCGTTCCTGCTCGCGGACAGCGCCCGCCGGCATCCGAAACGCTCGATCCCGTTGCTGGCCGGCTCCGGCGTGGCCGCGGCGCTCGCGACGCTCACCAAGCAGACCGCGGGCGTCACCATGCTGCCGGTGGCCTGGCGGGCCTGGAAGGACCGGCGCTGGCGGGGTCTGGTCACGATCATCCCGGCCTTCGCGCTGCCGATCGTGGGCGTCGCGCTGTGGGTCGGCTTCGGTGACTTCTTCTTCTGGGTGTTCACCGGCAACAGCGGGTATCTGACCTCGCTGGGCTCGTTCTCCACGATCATGGCGCGGCTGTGGGGCAACCTCGGCATCTTCGCCGGGGCGTCGGCCGCCGCCTTCCTGGCGATCATGTACATGACGGTCCGCAACGGCATCTTCAAGGCCGACGCCGACCTGTGGCTGTGGCTGGCCGGCTCGGCGGTCGGCGTCTCCAGCGGCTTCCACTTCTTCGGGCACTACTTCCTGCAGATGCTCCCGCCGATCGTGATCCTGGCCACCGGCGCGCTGCACCGGAACGGCTCGCGGCTGCGCTGGACCATGCTCGGGGTCACGGCGACCACGGCGACGCTGTTCCTCACGCTGGCGTTCACCTGGCCGCGCACCGACATGGAGCACAACTGGGAAGTCGCCCAGGAGGTGCAGAAGGCGGCCGGGCCCGGGAAGTCGGTGCCGATCATCGTCTGGGGCATGGACCCCTCGATCTACTTCATGTCCGGCCAGATCCCGGCCAGCCGCTTCATCACCGCCGGCTTCCTGTCCGGGTTCGCCGGCGGCGGCGACCAGGACAAGGTGGGGCCGATCGTCTACACGCCGACCAGCCCCATCGTGGGCATGGCGCAGGACATCCTGAACCTGCAGAAGAAGGGGCAGGAGCCGGACCTGTTCGTGGACGACTCCTGGGGCAAGCCGTACCAGCCGAAGTACATCGGCGTCATCAACGACCTGGTCACCAACTACTACGCCTTCAGCAAGGGCGTCGACCACACCTTCATCTACCGGCTGAAGAACCCCGAAGGGCTGCGGGTGTGGGCCCAGACGATAGTCGACAACGGGATGCAGGACGTGTGGGACAAGAACCAGTGGGACTTCATCAACCCGCCTACGGACGGCTGA
- the dxs gene encoding 1-deoxy-D-xylulose-5-phosphate synthase — MALLEAIQGPRDLDKLSSEQLVELAAEIRAYLIPTVAKTSGHIGPNLGVVELTIALHRVFDSPKDTILWDVGHQAYVHKLLTGRQDFSALRHAGGLSGYPARAESEHDVIENSHASTALAYADGIAKAHEVRGVTDRQVVAVIGDGALTGGMAWEALNNIAAAKDRPVIIVVNDNERSYSPTIGGLADHLATLRTTQGYERFLEWGRGMLGRTPVIGTPLYEALHGVKKGLKDIVAPQGMFEDLGLKYVGPVDGHDIAGMEAALRRARHYRGPVIVHAITRKGEGYPAARNNVNDQLHQVAVDSDPETGQPLVPAGASWTSVFADEMVKVGAERDDVVGITAAMLHPVGLAKFAERHPDRIFDVGIAEQHAVTSACGMAFAGLHPVVAIYATFLNRAFDQVLMDAALHNAGVTFVADRAGVTGNDGASHNGMWDMSIFQVVPRLRIAAPRDGSQLRAQLREALDVADAPTMIRFSKGTVCEDIPAVAKAGSMDVLRTTAGSGLAPDVLIVSVGAMAQVCLDVAERLADQGIGATVVDPRWVKPVDPAVLMLAAEHRLVVTVEDNVRVGGVGCVVAQALRDAGVHTPLRDFGVPAEFLDHANRGEVLEQIGLTGQRVAHEVVGLVAGLGSAVAADRATAANGSANGSSSGSSNGSAPKVTTR, encoded by the coding sequence GTGGCACTGCTGGAGGCGATCCAGGGTCCGCGCGATCTGGACAAGCTCAGCTCTGAGCAGCTCGTCGAGCTCGCTGCGGAGATCCGTGCTTACCTGATCCCGACTGTGGCGAAGACGAGCGGGCACATCGGCCCGAACCTGGGGGTGGTGGAGCTCACCATCGCGCTGCACCGGGTCTTCGACTCGCCCAAGGACACCATCCTGTGGGACGTGGGCCACCAGGCCTACGTGCACAAACTCCTCACCGGCCGCCAGGACTTCTCCGCGCTGCGGCACGCCGGCGGCCTGTCCGGCTATCCGGCGCGCGCGGAGTCCGAGCACGACGTGATCGAGAACTCCCACGCCTCCACCGCGCTGGCCTACGCCGACGGCATCGCCAAGGCGCACGAGGTGCGCGGCGTCACCGACCGCCAGGTCGTGGCGGTGATCGGGGACGGCGCGCTGACCGGCGGCATGGCCTGGGAGGCGCTGAACAACATCGCCGCGGCCAAGGACCGCCCGGTGATCATCGTGGTCAACGACAACGAGCGCTCCTACTCCCCGACCATCGGCGGCCTGGCCGACCACCTGGCGACCCTGCGCACCACCCAGGGCTACGAGCGCTTCCTGGAGTGGGGCCGCGGCATGCTCGGCCGCACCCCGGTCATCGGCACCCCGCTGTACGAGGCGCTGCACGGCGTCAAGAAGGGCCTGAAGGACATCGTCGCCCCGCAGGGGATGTTCGAGGACCTGGGCCTGAAGTACGTCGGCCCGGTCGACGGGCACGACATCGCCGGCATGGAGGCCGCGCTGCGCCGGGCCCGGCACTACCGCGGCCCGGTGATCGTGCACGCGATCACCCGCAAGGGCGAGGGCTACCCGGCCGCCCGCAACAACGTCAACGACCAGCTGCACCAGGTCGCCGTGGACAGCGACCCGGAGACCGGGCAGCCGCTGGTCCCCGCCGGCGCCTCCTGGACCTCGGTGTTCGCCGACGAGATGGTGAAGGTCGGGGCCGAGCGCGACGACGTGGTCGGCATCACCGCGGCCATGCTGCACCCGGTGGGCCTGGCCAAGTTCGCCGAGCGGCACCCGGACCGGATCTTCGACGTCGGCATCGCCGAGCAGCACGCGGTCACCTCCGCCTGCGGCATGGCCTTCGCCGGCCTGCACCCGGTGGTGGCGATCTACGCGACCTTCCTCAACCGCGCCTTCGACCAGGTCCTGATGGACGCCGCGCTACACAACGCGGGCGTCACCTTCGTCGCCGACCGGGCCGGGGTCACCGGCAACGACGGCGCCAGCCACAACGGCATGTGGGACATGTCGATCTTCCAGGTGGTGCCCCGGCTGCGGATCGCCGCCCCGCGCGACGGCTCGCAGCTGCGGGCCCAGCTGCGCGAGGCGCTGGACGTCGCCGACGCGCCGACCATGATCCGGTTCTCCAAGGGCACGGTCTGCGAGGACATCCCGGCGGTGGCCAAGGCCGGATCGATGGACGTGCTGCGCACCACCGCGGGCAGCGGGCTGGCCCCGGACGTGCTGATCGTCAGCGTCGGGGCGATGGCGCAGGTCTGCCTGGACGTCGCCGAGCGGCTGGCCGACCAGGGCATCGGCGCCACCGTGGTGGACCCGCGCTGGGTCAAGCCGGTCGACCCGGCGGTCCTGATGCTGGCCGCCGAGCACCGCCTGGTGGTCACCGTCGAGGACAACGTCCGGGTCGGCGGCGTCGGCTGCGTGGTGGCCCAGGCGCTGCGCGACGCCGGCGTGCACACCCCGCTGCGCGACTTCGGCGTGCCGGCGGAGTTCCTGGACCACGCCAACCGCGGCGAGGTGCTGGAGCAGATCGGCCTGACCGGCCAGCGCGTCGCGCACGAGGTCGTCGGTCTGGTCGCGGGTCTGGGCAGCGCGGTCGCGGCGGACCGGGCCACGGCGGCCAACGGTTCGGCCAACGGCTCGTCCAGCGGTTCGTCCAACGGTTCGGCACCGAAAGTCACGACACGGTAG
- a CDS encoding heavy-metal-associated domain-containing protein — protein MTAVAETGANTIAYGVQGMSCGHCSAAVTEALTALPGVSAVEIDLPGKRALVTASTALEIAAVRDAIEGAGYQLV, from the coding sequence ATGACCGCCGTCGCCGAAACCGGGGCCAACACCATCGCCTACGGCGTCCAGGGCATGAGCTGCGGCCACTGCAGCGCCGCCGTGACCGAGGCCCTGACCGCGCTCCCGGGCGTGAGCGCGGTGGAGATCGACCTCCCGGGCAAGCGCGCACTGGTGACTGCTTCGACGGCGCTGGAGATCGCCGCGGTGCGGGACGCCATCGAGGGCGCCGGGTACCAGCTGGTTTAG
- a CDS encoding DUF1501 domain-containing protein yields the protein MDTVTRRRFLELSGVMSTGAFAAACSSSHGHPVGAPALRPGGPTTSGAQLGAAAQHAPLAPGSGVLVLVTLYGGNDGLNTVIPYADPAYNSSRPDLAYSAGQVLDLGDGLGFNPAMTGLHEMWQRKLCAVVRGVGYPQPNHSHFVSMDIWQTATPGEPTGSGWLGRWLDAQPDDQIRALRAISVGGTLPPLLGGTKTAGSSLPIGQFRLPKAGPLDTGFMGLGQPSAQDSTLAAYAARDVSDLFTVAKTFSPALASAKSAGTAKAGKTGKAAAAGAGAAAGAGAAGAAKAAKTSALAQQLDIVAECINASVPTRVYSVSLGGFDTHSAEKGTQSTLWGEVDKAVTDFQNSIAGGPHGKDVVTVLYTEFGRRVHANANQGTDHGTAGPVLVIGEPVNGGFHGEQPSLTDLDNGDLKFSTDFRSVYATLLDKVLGADPAQILGQDQPRLAFLQ from the coding sequence ATGGACACCGTGACCCGCCGCCGCTTCCTGGAGTTGTCCGGCGTCATGTCCACCGGCGCGTTCGCGGCGGCCTGCTCGTCGTCGCACGGCCACCCGGTCGGCGCCCCGGCGCTGAGGCCCGGCGGCCCGACGACCTCCGGCGCGCAGCTCGGCGCGGCCGCCCAGCACGCGCCGTTGGCCCCGGGCTCCGGCGTGCTGGTGCTGGTGACGCTCTACGGCGGCAACGACGGCCTCAACACCGTGATCCCGTACGCCGACCCGGCCTACAACAGCTCGCGCCCCGACCTGGCCTACAGCGCCGGCCAGGTCCTGGACCTCGGCGACGGCCTGGGCTTCAACCCGGCCATGACCGGCCTGCACGAGATGTGGCAGCGCAAGCTCTGCGCCGTGGTGCGCGGCGTCGGCTACCCGCAGCCCAACCACAGCCACTTCGTCTCCATGGACATCTGGCAGACCGCCACGCCCGGCGAGCCCACCGGCTCGGGCTGGCTCGGCCGCTGGCTGGACGCCCAGCCCGACGACCAGATCAGGGCGCTGCGCGCGATCTCCGTCGGCGGCACGCTCCCGCCGCTGCTCGGCGGCACCAAGACCGCCGGCAGCTCGCTGCCGATCGGCCAGTTCCGGCTGCCCAAGGCCGGACCGCTGGACACCGGCTTCATGGGCCTGGGACAGCCCTCGGCACAGGACTCCACGCTGGCCGCCTACGCCGCGCGCGACGTCTCCGACCTGTTCACCGTCGCCAAGACCTTCAGCCCGGCGCTGGCCTCGGCGAAGAGCGCCGGGACCGCCAAGGCCGGCAAGACCGGCAAGGCCGCGGCGGCCGGCGCGGGTGCGGCCGCCGGAGCTGGCGCGGCCGGCGCGGCCAAGGCCGCCAAAACCTCAGCCCTCGCTCAACAACTCGACATCGTCGCCGAGTGCATCAACGCCTCGGTGCCGACCCGCGTCTACAGCGTCAGCCTCGGCGGCTTCGACACGCACAGTGCCGAGAAGGGCACGCAGTCGACGCTCTGGGGCGAGGTCGACAAAGCGGTCACGGACTTCCAGAACTCGATCGCCGGCGGACCCCACGGCAAGGACGTGGTCACCGTGCTGTACACCGAGTTCGGCCGCCGCGTGCACGCCAACGCCAACCAGGGCACCGACCACGGCACCGCCGGTCCCGTCCTGGTCATCGGCGAGCCGGTGAACGGCGGCTTCCACGGCGAGCAGCCCTCGCTGACCGACCTGGACAACGGCGACCTGAAGTTCAGCACCGACTTCCGCAGCGTCTACGCGACCCTGCTGGACAAGGTCCTCGGCGCGGACCCGGCGCAGATCCTCGGCCAGGACCAGCCCCGACTCGCCTTCCTGCAATGA
- a CDS encoding phosphatase PAP2 family protein yields the protein MMPYQMAFWLCGILMVLAAAMYFSRKPVLVKYVPFPRELGTVLGLFGLWQVAGQLSVMKVDGAITRGTWIWNTERDLYLPSEHWIQHLFFPAHPTVVKFFNLYYASMHFTCMIIFLIWLFVRHRDRYPQARTTMAMATAFALVIQLIPVAPPRMIAEAHLTDTALYFHQSVYGAMDANSPDQLSAMPSVHVIWAVLVGWTVWRVSPSKWRWIGPLHTILTITVVLVTANHYWADGIVGVALLLISAGIQAAARRGAGWIRTTRVASAEVTEPELARSR from the coding sequence ATGATGCCCTACCAAATGGCCTTCTGGCTGTGCGGCATCCTGATGGTGCTGGCCGCGGCGATGTACTTCTCGCGCAAGCCGGTGCTCGTGAAGTACGTGCCGTTCCCCCGCGAGCTGGGAACCGTCCTGGGCCTGTTCGGCCTGTGGCAGGTGGCCGGCCAACTGTCGGTGATGAAGGTGGACGGCGCGATCACCCGCGGCACCTGGATCTGGAACACCGAGCGCGACCTGTACCTGCCCAGCGAGCACTGGATCCAGCACCTGTTCTTCCCGGCGCACCCGACCGTGGTGAAGTTCTTCAACCTCTACTACGCGTCGATGCACTTCACCTGCATGATCATCTTCCTCATCTGGCTCTTCGTCCGCCACCGCGACCGCTACCCCCAGGCGCGCACCACGATGGCCATGGCCACAGCATTCGCCCTGGTGATCCAACTGATCCCGGTGGCCCCGCCCCGCATGATCGCCGAAGCACACCTGACCGACACAGCCCTGTACTTCCACCAGTCGGTCTACGGCGCCATGGACGCCAACTCCCCGGACCAGCTCTCAGCGATGCCCTCGGTACACGTGATCTGGGCCGTCCTGGTCGGCTGGACAGTCTGGCGCGTCTCCCCCAGCAAGTGGCGCTGGATCGGCCCACTGCACACCATCCTGACGATCACGGTCGTCCTGGTCACGGCGAACCACTACTGGGCCGACGGCATCGTGGGCGTGGCCCTACTGCTCATTTCGGCTGGAATCCAAGCCGCCGCCCGGCGTGGCGCCGGATGGATCCGCACCACCCGCGTAGCCTCGGCGGAGGTAACCGAACCCGAACTCGCCAGGAGCCGTTGA